The Longimicrobium sp. genome has a segment encoding these proteins:
- a CDS encoding SDR family oxidoreductase translates to MPDHPSERSRSAGSGPFEYRGRWALVTGASMGIGEAFAWALAARGMNLVLCARSADRLQALGDALRREHGIETQVVAADLAVPGAAARAWEQASAEHPVHLLVNNAGFGLRGRFHELPRERQAEMVSLNCTALLELAHLAVGEMRERGAGGIINVASIVAFQPVPSMAAYAATKAFVLSLSESLAVENRQAGVRVMALCPGPTPSGFQAVAGTRVYEGQPGYLTPEQVVAGGLDAFDADRAHVVPGAANRAATLFGRLLPLGVAARIALRVNQRHG, encoded by the coding sequence ATGCCCGATCATCCGTCCGAGCGTTCCCGGTCCGCCGGCTCCGGGCCCTTCGAATACCGCGGCCGGTGGGCGCTGGTGACGGGCGCGTCGATGGGCATCGGCGAGGCGTTCGCGTGGGCGCTTGCGGCGCGCGGGATGAACCTGGTGCTCTGCGCGCGTTCCGCGGACCGGCTGCAGGCGCTGGGCGATGCGCTGCGGCGGGAGCACGGCATCGAGACGCAGGTGGTTGCCGCGGACCTGGCGGTGCCCGGGGCCGCGGCGCGGGCGTGGGAACAGGCTTCGGCCGAGCATCCAGTGCACCTGCTGGTGAACAACGCGGGCTTCGGGCTGCGCGGCCGCTTCCACGAGCTGCCGAGGGAGCGGCAGGCGGAGATGGTGTCGCTGAACTGCACGGCGCTGCTGGAGCTGGCGCACCTGGCCGTGGGGGAGATGCGGGAGCGCGGAGCGGGGGGCATCATCAACGTGGCCTCAATCGTCGCCTTTCAGCCCGTGCCCTCGATGGCGGCCTACGCGGCCACCAAGGCGTTCGTGCTGTCGCTCTCGGAGTCGCTGGCGGTGGAGAACCGGCAAGCCGGGGTGCGCGTGATGGCCCTGTGCCCCGGGCCCACGCCCAGCGGGTTCCAGGCGGTGGCCGGCACGCGCGTGTACGAGGGGCAGCCGGGCTACCTGACGCCCGAGCAGGTGGTCGCGGGGGGACTGGACGCGTTCGACGCGGACCGGGCTCACGTGGTTCCCGGCGCGGCGAACCGGGCGGCCACGCTGTTCGGGCGCCTGCTTCCGCTGGGCGTCGCCGCGCGGATTGCGTTGCGGGTGAACCAGCGGCACGGGTAG
- a CDS encoding SMI1/KNR4 family protein, translated as MAQWKTLLDEAIEEFEDRDYLASEYRFAAPATSEDIARLENTFGSGLHPDHRSMLFEFNGVAYRDKYWGPGWNPLYLSVPQILEQPEQLRDYFGGSEGPIPAVEEFHNVVFFAQKNGFGVVYALCLRGFGDFTAGQVLALDHETGEFEFECESLAEFVADPANCTV; from the coding sequence ATGGCGCAGTGGAAAACGCTGTTGGATGAAGCGATAGAGGAATTCGAGGATCGCGATTATCTCGCGAGCGAGTACAGGTTCGCGGCCCCTGCAACCAGCGAGGACATCGCTCGGCTGGAGAACACTTTCGGCTCAGGCTTGCACCCTGATCATCGTTCGATGTTGTTCGAGTTCAACGGGGTTGCTTATCGGGACAAGTACTGGGGACCAGGGTGGAATCCGCTGTACCTGAGCGTTCCACAAATCCTGGAGCAGCCGGAGCAGCTACGGGATTACTTCGGCGGCAGTGAGGGTCCCATTCCTGCCGTCGAGGAGTTCCACAACGTGGTGTTCTTTGCGCAGAAGAACGGCTTTGGGGTCGTTTACGCGCTCTGCTTGAGAGGTTTCGGCGACTTCACTGCCGGTCAGGTGCTCGCACTCGATCATGAGACTGGCGAGTTCGAGTTTGAGTGTGAGTCCCTCGCGGAGTTCGTAGCTGATCCCGCTAACTGCACGGTATAG
- a CDS encoding putative bifunctional diguanylate cyclase/phosphodiesterase, with the protein MLLNAYGGSPLATLDERGGSAEAGFQRLASLAVRLVSAPVSVISLVDGGGPYAAGGCGECWRARREAALPRSLCRLAAESGEPLLVRDAREQPEVLADPTLWLGEVGYAGIPFHRADGRVAGILCVADSRPRVWTDDEVELLSSLAILASHLVARREDAPGVQEALAIAARSASKRGLNLRMLKKAVETMTLGVTVTDVNGRILYINPADARMHGYEADELIGKHARIFAPPAAARPLAPEKMATAEGWNRETINVRKDGSTFPVMLRSDVVRDASGRPLGLVTCCEDLTHRKHLERELLRSAYYDAVTGQPNRGLLTHRLELAVELARMGQGHFALLAVEIDRVQLVADSLGRASAEELLRAAAERLRECVPPDGMIAHVGGDQFAVLLEDVRGVREPARIAASIHSTLTASFRVGGREVFSGASIGIVLGEGTYERAEDVLRDSTIAMVRAREAGEGHYQVFDPAMHAEAIARLHLETDLRHALQRGELRVHYQPIVKLETGRIAGFEALARWEHPTRGMIQPDEFVPLAEETGLILPLGLWVLEQACTTLRTLQDRPGGAGMRMAVNLSARQFTQPDLVDRVAEVVARTGIEPGSLELEITESTILQQSAAVMGMLHRLKALGVRLHVDDFGTGYSSLSYLHRLPLDALKIDRSFVTGAGDDPLQIVRTIVAMAQALGVEVVTEGIENPGVLSQIRALRCEYGQGYLFSRPASADEAQALLDSGLSW; encoded by the coding sequence ATGCTGCTGAACGCGTACGGCGGCTCCCCCCTCGCGACGCTCGACGAGCGTGGGGGCAGTGCCGAGGCAGGCTTCCAACGCCTGGCCTCCCTCGCCGTGCGCCTGGTGTCTGCCCCGGTGTCCGTCATCTCCCTCGTGGATGGTGGCGGACCGTATGCCGCGGGCGGCTGTGGCGAATGCTGGCGCGCCCGGCGGGAGGCCGCGCTGCCGCGTTCGCTCTGCCGTCTGGCCGCGGAATCGGGTGAGCCGCTGCTGGTGCGGGACGCCCGCGAGCAACCCGAGGTGCTGGCCGACCCCACGCTGTGGCTGGGCGAGGTGGGGTACGCCGGCATCCCCTTCCACCGGGCGGACGGGCGTGTGGCGGGCATCCTGTGCGTGGCCGATTCGCGCCCCCGGGTGTGGACGGACGACGAGGTGGAGCTGCTTTCGTCGCTGGCCATCCTGGCCTCGCACCTGGTGGCGCGCCGCGAGGACGCGCCGGGCGTGCAGGAGGCGCTGGCCATCGCCGCGCGCAGCGCCTCCAAGCGGGGCCTGAACCTGCGGATGCTGAAGAAGGCGGTGGAAACGATGACGCTGGGCGTCACCGTCACCGACGTGAACGGGCGCATTCTCTACATCAACCCCGCCGACGCGCGGATGCACGGCTACGAGGCCGACGAGCTGATCGGCAAGCACGCCCGCATCTTCGCCCCGCCGGCGGCCGCCCGGCCGCTGGCGCCCGAGAAGATGGCGACGGCCGAGGGGTGGAACCGCGAAACCATCAACGTCAGGAAGGACGGCAGCACCTTTCCGGTGATGCTGCGCTCCGACGTGGTGCGCGACGCGTCGGGACGGCCCCTGGGGCTGGTGACCTGCTGCGAAGACCTGACGCACCGCAAGCACCTGGAGCGCGAGCTGCTGCGCAGCGCGTACTACGACGCGGTGACGGGCCAGCCCAACCGCGGGCTGCTGACGCACCGGCTGGAGCTGGCGGTGGAGCTGGCGCGCATGGGGCAGGGCCACTTCGCGCTGCTGGCGGTGGAAATCGACCGGGTGCAGCTGGTGGCCGACAGCCTGGGCCGCGCCTCGGCCGAGGAGCTGCTGCGCGCCGCGGCGGAGCGCCTGCGCGAGTGCGTTCCCCCCGACGGCATGATCGCCCACGTCGGCGGCGACCAGTTCGCCGTGCTCCTGGAAGACGTGCGGGGCGTGCGCGAGCCGGCCCGCATCGCGGCCTCCATCCACAGCACCCTGACGGCGTCCTTCCGCGTGGGCGGGCGCGAGGTGTTCAGCGGCGCCAGCATCGGCATCGTCCTGGGCGAGGGGACGTACGAGCGCGCCGAGGACGTGCTGCGCGACTCCACCATCGCCATGGTGCGTGCCCGCGAGGCCGGCGAGGGCCACTACCAGGTGTTCGATCCCGCCATGCACGCCGAGGCCATCGCCCGGCTGCACCTGGAAACGGACCTGCGCCATGCCCTGCAGCGCGGCGAGCTGCGCGTGCACTACCAGCCCATCGTCAAGCTGGAGACCGGGCGCATCGCGGGGTTCGAGGCGCTGGCGCGGTGGGAGCACCCCACGCGCGGCATGATCCAGCCCGACGAGTTCGTGCCGCTGGCCGAGGAGACGGGGCTGATCCTGCCGCTGGGGCTGTGGGTGCTGGAGCAGGCGTGCACCACCCTGCGCACCCTGCAGGACCGGCCCGGCGGGGCGGGGATGCGGATGGCCGTGAACCTGTCGGCGCGGCAGTTCACGCAGCCGGACCTGGTGGACCGCGTGGCCGAGGTGGTGGCCCGCACGGGCATCGAGCCCGGGTCGCTGGAGCTGGAGATCACCGAAAGCACCATCCTGCAGCAGTCCGCGGCGGTGATGGGCATGCTTCACCGGCTGAAGGCGCTGGGGGTGCGGCTTCACGTGGACGACTTCGGCACCGGGTATTCGTCGCTCAGCTACCTCCACCGGCTGCCGCTGGACGCGCTGAAGATCGACCGCTCGTTCGTGACGGGGGCGGGCGACGACCCGCTGCAGATCGTGCGCACCATCGTGGCCATGGCGCAGGCGCTGGGGGTGGAGGTGGTGACGGAGGGCATCGAGAACCCGGGCGTGCTCAGCCAGATCCGCGCGCTGCGCTGCGAGTACGGGCAGGGCTACCTGTTCTCGCGCCCGGCCAGCGCCGACGAGGCCCAGGCCCTGCTGGACAGCGGGCTCAGCTGGTAG